The genomic region gtttgagataaaataaaagatgtaaaaaagagagataaaatgataaaaaaatattattgtaaaaattgttgtatgtaaaaatattcttgatgttcttttttttttgtcattgtatTATTTGTATGGAAAAGTAAAAGTATAAACTAAActttaatcattaatatttatataaaaaaaaggttttcttatttgcttcatgtataaaattttcaattagatgAAGAGATGAATGAGACAGCATGGAGTATTATGCACACACATGTCAGCATAAGAACAAATGATCATGAAGTGAAGTGAAGTGAAGTGTATATAAAATACTTTGGAAGTGTCGTGAAGAGCCAATAACGGTTTTTTGTgtgtttctttctctctcatgtTGTAGTATCTCACTAGTGTTTTTCATTCGTTTCTGAACCACACAAACATCACCACCGAACAATGCCGACGGGGTTACCGGCGGCGAATTCCTTAGTGGCGCCGGACGAAGAGGGGTGGGTGTGGGGGCAGATCAAGGCGGAGGCGCGCCGCGACGCCGAGTCGGAGCCTGCTTTGGCGAGCTACCTCTACTCGACGATCCTCTCGCACTCGTCGCTCGAGCGTTCTCTGTCTTTTCACCTCGGAAATAAGCTCTGTTCCTCCACGCTTCTCTCGACGCTCCTTTACGACCTGTTCCTCAACGCCTTCTCCTCCGACCCCTCCCTCCGCTCCGCCGCCGTCGCCGATCTCCGCGCTGCCCGCGAACGCGACCCCGCCTGCGTCTCCTACTCCCACTGCCTCCTCAATTACAAAGGCTTCCTCGCTTGCCAGGTCCAATTTCCCTAAACCCCTCTTTTCTAGGGTTTCCACTTCTTCAACCCTAGCTTGGGTTTGTTTTTGCttaattcattcattttaattaaaaaaaaacatgatataTACAACCTGCAAGATTTTAGATATCGGTTCCGGTCGTGTTGCAGTTTTTTGTTGATATGGCGAACAAGTGTGGTTGATGCGGTCGCGGACAGTTAAAAAATCTTGCGGAGAGTTAAAAAATCTTGATGTTGCAGCCAAATCACGGTCGCGACCGTTTTTTAAAATCTTGAAATGCAACTTTTGACGTAGTTGTTATAAAATCCTACAATTTTATTATACTGAGAAATTCTCGGATggcaatttacaattttttattgagtttaatTTCTGAGCATAGTTAATCAAGATTCATGTGGAACATGACAATATTTGGGATGACAACTTACAATTTCTGATTGGATGACAGAGTATGAACtatttacactttttttattattgaatctTAGGGTTAGTTGTGTGTGATTGTGATTTTGCAGGCGCACCGTGTGGCGCATCTGTTGTGGCGGCAATCACGGCGGCCATTGGCTTTAGCGCTGCACTCTCGCATCGCAGATGTGTTTGCGGTGGACATTCACCCGGCGGCAAGGATTGGGAAGGGGATTCTGTTCGACCATGCCACTGGGGTGGTGGTAGGGGAGACAGCGGTAATCGGGAACAATGTGTCGATCCTGCACCATGTTACTCTGGGTGGGACTGGCAAGGTTGGTGGAGACCGGCATCCTAAGATTGGGGATGGGGTGCTTATTGGTGCTGGTGCTACCATTCTGGGGAATATTAAGATTGGGGAAGGTGCAAAGGTTGGTGCTGGTTCGGTGGTTTTAATTGATGTGCCACCACGGACAACAGCAGTTGGGAACCCGGCGAGGTTGGTTGGTGGGAAGGAGAAGCCCTCTAAGCATGAGGATGTGCCTGGGGAGTCTATGGACCATACTTCCTTTATCTCTGAGTGGTCAGAttatatcatttgaatttctaaggtTAATCAATTAATGAATGAATACTTCAAATCAAATGCTATGTGTTCTGCTGTTCTagagttttgtaattttatatttggatTGAGATTTTGTAGAGACCACACTCTGCTTAATTATACTGTATTATGACTGGAAATTTTGGCAGCCTGCAATATAGTGACATATTGTGCAACAGATTATATAAAGCTGGTTTTGTTGGTTATGTTACAGGGATTTAGCTTTGAGCTGAGTTTTTAACATTGCATTGCGTGTCCAAGGATAATAATCTAGGTGTCTTGTTGGTAGAATATGGTATTTTACTATCAgaagtaaaaatagaaaagaaagagaaagtgaaagtaatgaaaagaaatgaaaagtagTCTAGTATCTTGACCTGGGTCTGCAGAACTGTTATACTTTTGATATTCTGGGATTAAGAAGGATTGAATGGAATCTACAAGGAAGTTGGTCAGGTgattcaattttgaaatttttaaggtGGTGTTTGTGCAATACTTGCTATTGCTGTGGTTATTCAACAAAGGATAAGAACATGAATTTCTCTGCTGAGTTGCCTTCGCTCTTAACTAGCATATGTGACTTTCTCTTACGTTTTCTTAAGGCAGTTTTGATTTGGTAATCAATCGAACGAGGTTGGTCTtctcaaatctcaatttaaTCTCGCACGATGCAGTCCAACTACAAAACAAAATTCTATGTTGTTTGGAGGATTAGATTTTAGTGAAGTCGATAGTACAACATATGAAAGAATTGATTTTAAGAAAACCATTAATCTAATATTTCTCGCATAGTTTTTGAACGAGAGAAAGAGGATAAAGtgagtttggtttgatttttctttcccCGTCAAAATCATAGGTGTAAGGGAGTGGTTGTATGAATTtcagaaatattattttgaaattatattgtataatttagttaaatagtTGATTTTGACTAATATTGTATCATCACTTGAAATATGATTGTGTTGGAAAATCTTATGGATGTAATGCTTAGAATCATTTTCATTCACTAGACAACTAAGCTCAtatgattaatattataagatagaatcaattttattttggacGCAAAAACTGCcaaaacacaaacttagaacctATTATTTTGAAAGCAAGCGTGATTTTATAGACAAACCGAATAAGCACATAGTTTCGTGTAAGAAGCAAGTAGTTAGTGTTCAGTTTAGTCTGTCTATACTCTCTAGCGATGAACCGCAGTCGTTGGAATTTCACAAAACTCCAAGAATAGTTGGTGTAAGTTATACTCACAACACGGGTTGTGTTAAATTCAACTCAGCATTCTATTCTATTTGCTTTCATTCTCCAACTTTTGTTACACGTGAGGCTCTCAATCAAATTGGCTGAATAAATTTACTATCACCAAAATATAGCATTTCTGGCATAAATATAGCACAGCATCCCCAAGAAATCTCTACCAAAATAGCATGCGGTGTGCATGCACCCCTGAATTCTTGATTTCGCATCCATAGAAATCATTGCACTGAATtctctccatcttcttctcccATCCCACGTAACCAAAACAAGATaaaatcaggaaaaaaaaaatatatcaacccCAACAACCATGACAAAAGATATCGTTATCCCATAACTGCATGCAACATGAGCActcagttacaacaacacaacaaaagagaattcaa from Glycine soja cultivar W05 chromosome 16, ASM419377v2, whole genome shotgun sequence harbors:
- the LOC114389639 gene encoding serine acetyltransferase 5-like; translation: MPTGLPAANSLVAPDEEGWVWGQIKAEARRDAESEPALASYLYSTILSHSSLERSLSFHLGNKLCSSTLLSTLLYDLFLNAFSSDPSLRSAAVADLRAARERDPACVSYSHCLLNYKGFLACQAHRVAHLLWRQSRRPLALALHSRIADVFAVDIHPAARIGKGILFDHATGVVVGETAVIGNNVSILHHVTLGGTGKVGGDRHPKIGDGVLIGAGATILGNIKIGEGAKVGAGSVVLIDVPPRTTAVGNPARLVGGKEKPSKHEDVPGESMDHTSFISEWSDYII